In the Emcibacter sp. SYSU 3D8 genome, one interval contains:
- a CDS encoding DksA/TraR family C4-type zinc finger protein codes for MANGWARDGAVQDQIDDTVKDAVQHARARLPAGESETHCVICGDEIPERRRAAVPGVKTCVHCQSERDKRPSNQGFNRRGSKDSQLR; via the coding sequence ATGGCGAACGGCTGGGCGCGTGACGGTGCAGTTCAGGATCAGATCGACGATACGGTGAAGGACGCCGTCCAGCATGCGCGGGCGCGGCTGCCGGCGGGCGAAAGCGAGACTCATTGCGTGATCTGCGGCGATGAAATCCCGGAGCGGCGGCGCGCCGCGGTGCCGGGGGTGAAGACCTGCGTCCACTGCCAGTCCGAGCGCGACAAGCGCCCGTCTAACCAGGGTTTCAACAGGCGCGGCAGCAAGGACAGCCAGTTGCGATAG
- a CDS encoding enoyl-CoA hydratase-related protein, with amino-acid sequence MYRAYRHIAASRRGRILTLTLDNPPLNAVNRALHDELSHIFHDVARDDGSDVIVLTGAGKAFSAGADLEEMKRATEDPALRSTLMSRAPHIVHALLALDKPVIARLNGHAMGLGATLALLCDVVIAADIARIADPHVGIGLSAGDGGALIWPHLIGYARARHHLLSGEALSATEAAAIGLIHKAVPPTALDAAVDSYADRLASGAILAIRATKRSINMALCREAIASTEAHIGLEALTMASNDHREAVLAFLEKRPPVFTGT; translated from the coding sequence ATGTACCGGGCGTACCGGCATATCGCCGCGAGCCGGCGCGGGCGTATTCTCACCCTGACATTGGACAACCCGCCGCTCAACGCGGTCAATCGGGCGCTCCATGACGAGTTGTCCCATATCTTCCACGACGTAGCGCGCGACGACGGCAGCGATGTCATCGTGCTGACCGGCGCCGGCAAGGCGTTTTCGGCCGGCGCCGACCTGGAGGAAATGAAACGCGCCACGGAAGACCCGGCGCTGCGTTCGACGCTGATGTCCCGCGCACCGCACATCGTTCACGCCCTCCTGGCGCTCGACAAGCCGGTGATCGCCCGCCTCAATGGTCATGCGATGGGTCTCGGCGCCACGCTTGCCCTGCTCTGTGACGTGGTGATCGCGGCCGACATCGCGCGCATCGCCGACCCCCATGTGGGCATCGGGTTGTCTGCCGGGGATGGCGGCGCGCTCATCTGGCCGCATCTCATCGGTTACGCCCGCGCCCGTCATCACCTGCTGAGCGGCGAGGCGCTGTCCGCGACCGAGGCTGCCGCCATCGGGCTGATCCACAAGGCGGTACCGCCTACGGCGCTGGATGCCGCAGTCGACAGCTACGCGGACCGGCTGGCGAGCGGCGCCATCCTGGCGATCCGCGCCACCAAGCGGTCCATCAACATGGCGCTGTGCCGCGAGGCCATCGCCAGCACCGAGGCCCATATCGGCCTCGAGGCGCTGACCATGGCGTCAAACGATCACCGCGAGGCCGTATTGGCTTTCCTGGAAAAGCGTCCACCGGTGTTCACCGGGACCTAA
- a CDS encoding MDR family oxidoreductase has translation MAKMHALLSRLGDDKQVVSDVVEMDDSALPEGDVTVDVEYTTLNYKDGMILTTGAGLVKSWPHVGGIDLAGTVTSSDDPRFKAGDRVTQNGYRLGELVWGGYASRARVKADHLVKLPDTISTRQAAAIGTAGYTAMLCVLALEKHGVKPGMGEVLVTGAAGGVGSVAIAILKQLGYEVTASTGRLSEADYLKSLGADHVIERKEISEAPDHPLLPERFAGVVDTVAGPTIGHALSMLKYAGAAAVCGLAGGVTLPASILPFLLRGIAVYGIDSVMLPMAPRQEAWRRLGTDLPLGKLESTTFNARLEDVPELAKEILQGKVRGRAVIALQR, from the coding sequence ATGGCGAAGATGCACGCGCTGCTGTCGCGGCTGGGCGACGACAAGCAGGTTGTGAGCGACGTGGTCGAGATGGACGATTCGGCGCTGCCCGAGGGCGATGTCACGGTCGACGTCGAATACACCACGCTCAATTACAAGGACGGCATGATCCTCACCACGGGCGCTGGACTGGTGAAGTCCTGGCCGCATGTGGGCGGCATCGATCTCGCCGGCACCGTGACGTCATCGGACGATCCGCGGTTCAAGGCCGGAGACCGGGTGACGCAGAACGGCTATCGCCTGGGCGAGCTTGTCTGGGGCGGCTATGCCAGCCGCGCCCGGGTGAAGGCAGACCATCTGGTGAAGCTTCCCGACACCATTTCCACCCGGCAGGCGGCCGCAATCGGCACGGCGGGTTATACCGCCATGCTGTGCGTGCTGGCGCTCGAGAAACACGGCGTCAAGCCGGGCATGGGCGAGGTGCTGGTGACCGGCGCCGCAGGCGGTGTGGGCAGTGTGGCCATCGCCATCCTGAAACAACTGGGCTACGAGGTGACAGCTTCGACAGGCCGTCTGTCGGAGGCGGATTACCTCAAGAGCCTGGGCGCGGACCACGTCATCGAGCGCAAGGAGATCTCGGAGGCGCCGGATCATCCGCTGTTGCCCGAACGCTTCGCCGGCGTCGTCGACACGGTGGCCGGGCCGACCATCGGGCATGCGCTGTCCATGCTGAAATATGCCGGCGCGGCGGCGGTGTGCGGCCTGGCGGGCGGCGTCACCCTGCCGGCCAGTATCCTGCCGTTCCTGCTGCGCGGCATTGCCGTCTACGGTATCGATTCCGTCATGCTGCCCATGGCGCCGCGCCAGGAAGCCTGGCGTCGGCTGGGCACGGACCTGCCGCTCGGCAAACTCGAGAGCACCACCTTCAATGCCCGGCTCGAGGATGTGCCCGAACTGGCGAAGGAGATTCTGCAGGGCAAGGTGCGGGGCCGCGCTGTCATTGCGCTCCAGCGTTAA
- a CDS encoding AMP-binding protein has translation MDEQTSRRDAGGWTVRWNPARAEQWVNSGDWLNRTIADDAAALAGAAPDRVQMIDNDVALTRGQLYERARRLAGWFVSIGLEPGAVISFQLPNWWEAAVINLAAAMTGVVANPIVPIYRDAEVGYMLNEARTRVVFVPRMFRNFDHAAMMARLAPSFDAPPLLVTVRDRAEDFLYFEDLLDGPPLAEARKVDPNAVKLLMYTSGTTGRPKGVLHSHNTLNADSLKMTAAMGLGSGDRTFSPSPLTHISGYLWALNVPWTCDVPVVMTDVWNGAQAFDAIRRHGCSFMLGATPFMQDLVAVARERGETLDSLRYFLCGGASVPPSLIREAAACFPNCVPFRVFGATESPTMTRGPSSRDDLAPAAETDGRLYRCDVKIVDPVTGAPADDGAEGEILSREPSMALGYARPEDNLDAYDDDGFFRMGDLGRLVEGDHLVCTGRKKDLIIRAGENISAREIEDVLFGDPAIDEVAVVSMPSARTGEAICAFVVPVAGAAVDLASVAALVRDAGLARQKTPECVIVVDELPKTASGKVRKDRLREMAAAYAREREATA, from the coding sequence GTGGACGAGCAGACATCAAGGCGCGATGCGGGCGGATGGACGGTGCGGTGGAATCCGGCACGGGCCGAACAATGGGTGAATTCCGGCGACTGGCTGAACCGCACCATCGCCGACGACGCGGCGGCACTGGCGGGCGCCGCGCCCGACCGCGTCCAGATGATCGACAACGACGTGGCGCTGACCCGCGGGCAGTTATACGAGCGCGCCCGGCGCCTGGCCGGATGGTTTGTCAGCATCGGCCTCGAACCGGGCGCGGTGATCTCGTTCCAGCTGCCCAATTGGTGGGAGGCGGCGGTGATCAACCTGGCGGCGGCGATGACCGGCGTGGTGGCCAATCCCATCGTGCCGATCTATCGCGATGCAGAAGTTGGCTACATGCTCAACGAGGCGCGCACCCGCGTTGTCTTCGTGCCCCGGATGTTCCGCAACTTCGACCATGCGGCGATGATGGCGCGGCTTGCACCCTCATTCGATGCGCCGCCGCTGCTGGTGACAGTGCGTGACCGCGCCGAGGACTTTTTGTACTTCGAGGATCTGCTGGACGGCCCGCCGCTCGCCGAGGCGCGCAAGGTCGATCCCAATGCGGTGAAGCTGCTGATGTACACCTCGGGCACGACCGGCCGGCCGAAGGGAGTGCTGCATTCGCACAACACGCTGAACGCGGATTCGCTGAAGATGACGGCGGCCATGGGGCTGGGATCTGGCGACCGGACCTTCTCACCGTCGCCGCTGACCCATATCAGCGGCTATCTGTGGGCGTTGAACGTGCCGTGGACCTGCGATGTGCCGGTGGTGATGACCGACGTCTGGAACGGCGCCCAGGCGTTCGACGCGATCCGGCGCCATGGCTGCTCGTTCATGCTGGGCGCGACGCCGTTCATGCAGGACCTGGTCGCGGTGGCGCGCGAGCGCGGCGAGACGCTGGACAGCCTGCGCTATTTCCTGTGCGGTGGGGCGTCGGTGCCGCCCAGCCTGATACGGGAGGCGGCTGCGTGCTTTCCCAATTGCGTCCCGTTCCGCGTGTTCGGCGCGACGGAATCGCCGACCATGACGCGTGGCCCGTCCTCGCGCGACGATCTGGCGCCGGCCGCCGAGACCGATGGGCGGCTCTACCGCTGCGACGTGAAGATTGTTGATCCGGTAACGGGTGCACCGGCGGACGACGGTGCGGAGGGCGAAATCCTGTCGCGCGAGCCGAGCATGGCGCTGGGCTATGCCCGTCCGGAAGACAATCTGGATGCCTACGACGATGACGGCTTTTTCCGCATGGGCGACCTGGGCCGGTTGGTCGAGGGCGATCATCTGGTCTGCACCGGCCGCAAGAAGGACCTGATCATCCGGGCCGGCGAGAATATCAGCGCGCGGGAGATCGAGGATGTGCTGTTCGGCGACCCGGCGATCGACGAGGTTGCGGTGGTGTCCATGCCGAGCGCACGGACCGGCGAGGCCATCTGCGCATTTGTGGTGCCTGTGGCGGGTGCGGCCGTCGACCTGGCATCGGTGGCGGCGCTGGTCCGCGACGCGGGCCTTGCGCGGCAGAAAACACCGGAATGCGTCATCGTCGTGGACGAACTTCCCAAGACCGCTTCCGGCAAGGTGCGCAAGGACAGACTGCGCGAGATGGCGGCCGCCTACGCGCGGGAACGGGAAGCGACGGCATGA
- a CDS encoding aromatic ring-hydroxylating dioxygenase subunit alpha, giving the protein MSDGTERYAADEVRDDFVPKEVYYARDFAELEADRLWPHVWQIACRAEEVPQVGDYVTYDIVDDSIIVIRSADDRIRAYHNVCPHRGRRLLSGHGNTRQIACPFHGWRYGLDGRNIKVIDKADWGNCLDPDDIRLSEVRCDAWGGFIFINMDSDADPLSDFLAPVTRYCEKFEFEKLRYRWYKTVVMPANWKTVLGFFNEFYHVQQAHPQLLEFTNDYSKSGEFGRHAQMWFEADGAMPFSRSPRLPARPEPPMKEHIVAFAEHYNVALKAMLSERNYAAAMRVRDEVPPETPPLDTLAKWAEFQVEAAIQDGAGWPAELTPEYIESSGLDWHVFPNTIFLHGMIDGVLWYRMRPNGRDPESCIFDVWSLVRYAPGKEPPLERQFFTDWRDGDWGLIYEQDFANIPEVQKGYHSRGFKGERTNPVQERAISNFHRVLRRFLKDPHDTPPITRQR; this is encoded by the coding sequence ATGAGCGACGGCACCGAGCGCTATGCCGCCGACGAAGTTCGCGACGATTTCGTTCCCAAGGAGGTCTATTACGCGCGGGATTTCGCCGAGCTGGAGGCCGACCGCCTGTGGCCCCATGTCTGGCAGATCGCCTGCCGTGCCGAGGAAGTGCCTCAGGTCGGCGACTATGTCACTTACGACATCGTCGACGATTCGATCATCGTCATCCGCTCGGCCGACGACCGGATCAGGGCGTATCACAACGTCTGCCCGCACCGCGGCCGGCGGCTGCTGTCCGGCCACGGCAATACGCGCCAGATCGCCTGCCCGTTCCATGGCTGGCGCTACGGTCTCGACGGCCGCAATATCAAGGTCATCGACAAGGCCGACTGGGGAAACTGCCTCGATCCCGACGACATCCGCCTGTCCGAAGTCCGGTGCGACGCATGGGGCGGTTTCATCTTCATCAACATGGATTCGGACGCCGACCCGCTGAGCGATTTCCTCGCGCCGGTCACCCGCTATTGTGAGAAGTTCGAATTCGAGAAGCTGCGTTACCGCTGGTACAAGACCGTGGTGATGCCGGCCAACTGGAAGACCGTGCTGGGCTTCTTCAACGAGTTCTACCACGTCCAGCAGGCGCATCCGCAGCTGCTCGAATTCACCAACGACTACTCCAAGAGCGGCGAGTTCGGCCGCCACGCGCAGATGTGGTTCGAGGCCGACGGCGCCATGCCGTTCAGCCGCTCACCCCGTCTGCCGGCGCGCCCCGAACCGCCCATGAAGGAACACATCGTCGCCTTCGCCGAGCACTACAATGTGGCGCTGAAGGCGATGCTGTCCGAGCGCAACTATGCCGCTGCCATGCGGGTGCGCGACGAGGTGCCGCCCGAGACGCCGCCGCTCGACACCCTCGCCAAGTGGGCGGAATTCCAGGTCGAGGCCGCCATCCAGGACGGCGCCGGCTGGCCGGCGGAGCTGACGCCCGAATACATCGAAAGCTCGGGTCTGGACTGGCACGTATTCCCCAACACGATCTTCCTGCACGGCATGATCGATGGCGTGCTGTGGTACCGGATGCGGCCCAACGGGCGCGACCCGGAAAGCTGCATCTTCGATGTCTGGTCGCTGGTCCGTTACGCACCGGGCAAGGAGCCGCCGCTGGAGCGCCAGTTCTTCACCGACTGGCGCGACGGCGACTGGGGCCTGATCTACGAGCAGGATTTCGCCAACATCCCCGAGGTCCAGAAAGGCTATCACTCGCGCGGCTTCAAGGGAGAGCGCACCAACCCGGTGCAGGAACGCGCCATCTCCAATTTCCACCGGGTGTTGCGACGCTTCCTCAAGGACCCCCACGACACGCCGCCGATTACCCGGCAACGCTGA
- a CDS encoding acyl-CoA dehydrogenase, which produces MDFTLNSEQAMLRDSARRYLAQEAGAGWHGYAELGWLAIAAPEDAGGLGGSVADLAVLAEEMGRALSPDPFIDGAVLATRLVDRLMAGDARTALLCEMIAGSRRLAPALYEPGSRYQLVPRLTAERDGGTYRLSGTKLLVMGGSGADDLLVTAALGGGVGLFLVGREQAGVDCRDYRTVDGRDCADFRFDVAVAADNLLSPDAFDVIEDALDEARLCLCADMLGGMDNAIEMTAEYLKTRSQFGQKLANFQALQHSVADLFIDADSVRSSVLRAISAFGRGRAERRKAISGCWVNTFETAKRVTGMAVHLHGAIGFTTEYRVGHYLRRAIVSERRFGDVETHLARYMED; this is translated from the coding sequence TTGGATTTCACCCTGAACAGCGAGCAGGCCATGCTGCGCGATAGCGCGCGGCGCTATCTGGCCCAGGAGGCCGGGGCGGGCTGGCACGGCTATGCCGAACTGGGCTGGCTGGCTATCGCTGCGCCCGAGGATGCGGGTGGCCTGGGCGGCTCGGTGGCCGACCTGGCTGTCCTTGCCGAGGAGATGGGACGGGCGCTGTCGCCCGATCCTTTCATCGATGGCGCGGTGCTGGCGACCCGCCTGGTCGACCGGTTGATGGCAGGCGATGCACGGACCGCGCTGCTGTGCGAGATGATTGCCGGCTCGCGGCGGCTGGCGCCCGCCCTGTACGAGCCTGGGAGCAGATATCAACTGGTGCCGCGGCTGACTGCCGAACGCGATGGAGGCACTTACCGCCTGTCGGGAACCAAGCTGCTGGTGATGGGGGGCTCGGGGGCCGACGACCTGCTGGTCACGGCGGCGCTCGGCGGCGGCGTGGGGCTGTTTCTGGTGGGCCGGGAACAGGCGGGCGTCGATTGCCGGGATTACAGGACGGTCGACGGCCGAGACTGCGCCGATTTCCGGTTCGATGTGGCTGTCGCCGCCGACAACCTGCTGTCCCCTGACGCATTCGATGTCATCGAGGACGCGCTCGACGAGGCGCGGCTGTGCCTGTGCGCCGACATGCTGGGCGGTATGGACAACGCCATCGAGATGACCGCCGAATATCTGAAAACGCGCAGCCAGTTCGGCCAGAAGCTGGCGAATTTCCAGGCGTTGCAGCACAGCGTGGCCGACCTGTTCATCGACGCGGACAGTGTCCGCTCCAGCGTGCTGCGCGCAATCTCGGCGTTCGGGCGTGGCCGTGCGGAGCGGCGGAAGGCGATCTCGGGCTGTTGGGTCAACACCTTCGAAACGGCGAAACGGGTGACCGGCATGGCCGTGCACCTGCACGGCGCCATCGGCTTCACCACCGAATATCGGGTCGGCCATTATCTGCGCCGGGCCATCGTGTCCGAGCGGCGTTTCGGCGACGTGGAAACCCATCTTGCCCGCTACATGGAGGATTAG
- a CDS encoding MFS transporter, whose amino-acid sequence MSDQAKSPTAEQPWPNQTYAWYVVIVLYFGAVISFLDRQIIALVVADIKADLGLTDFEIGLLQGPPFGIFYALMSVPIALMADQRSRRNIIIAGVTFWSMATAACGMASQFVHLFLARIGVGVGEATLGPSAYSIISDYFPKRKLAMAMSVFTMGNLTGVGLAMVLGGALIAALKDAGTLHLPLLGDLKPWQAAFVAAALPGLILAMLMLTVREPLRRGRTSEVVDSKQQMAEFVAFVRSHKGTLTTLFISYSMLVLVAYGNFSWMVVFFSRSFGWTASEAGYVYGMVVLVFGTSGAFFGGWYASWLDRRGYRDAPFRATLICAIPTAPVAAGVFLFAPDAWWAVACLALWQFLAAVPAGLSGAAMMSITPNQMRAKISSFYLFVSNIVGISLGATSVGFLTTYVFKDDQLLPWSLAVVNCGLPPVVCVLMYLGLRMYRKSLADTEAATAA is encoded by the coding sequence ATGAGCGACCAGGCGAAGTCACCGACGGCGGAACAGCCGTGGCCGAACCAGACCTACGCCTGGTACGTGGTCATCGTGCTGTATTTCGGGGCGGTGATCTCGTTCCTGGACCGGCAGATCATTGCGCTCGTCGTGGCCGACATCAAGGCCGACCTGGGCCTGACGGATTTCGAGATCGGACTGCTGCAAGGGCCGCCCTTCGGCATCTTCTACGCGCTGATGTCGGTGCCCATCGCGCTGATGGCGGATCAGCGCAGCCGGCGCAACATCATCATCGCCGGGGTGACCTTCTGGAGCATGGCGACAGCGGCCTGCGGCATGGCCTCGCAGTTCGTGCATCTGTTCCTCGCCCGCATCGGCGTGGGCGTCGGCGAGGCCACGCTGGGGCCGTCGGCCTATTCCATCATCAGCGACTACTTTCCCAAGCGGAAGCTGGCCATGGCGATGAGCGTATTCACCATGGGCAACCTGACGGGGGTGGGGCTTGCCATGGTGCTGGGCGGGGCGCTGATCGCGGCATTGAAGGATGCGGGAACGCTGCATCTACCGCTGCTGGGCGACCTGAAACCCTGGCAGGCGGCCTTCGTTGCCGCGGCCTTGCCGGGGCTGATACTGGCAATGCTGATGCTGACGGTCCGCGAACCGTTGCGGCGGGGCCGGACCTCGGAGGTTGTGGATAGCAAGCAGCAGATGGCCGAGTTCGTGGCCTTTGTGCGGTCTCACAAGGGAACACTGACGACCCTGTTCATCAGTTACTCGATGCTCGTGCTGGTCGCCTACGGCAACTTCTCGTGGATGGTGGTGTTCTTCTCGCGCAGCTTCGGCTGGACAGCCTCGGAAGCCGGGTACGTCTACGGCATGGTGGTGCTTGTCTTCGGCACCTCGGGGGCGTTCTTCGGCGGCTGGTACGCCAGCTGGCTGGACAGGCGCGGATATCGTGACGCACCGTTCCGGGCGACACTGATCTGCGCCATCCCGACCGCGCCGGTCGCGGCAGGCGTGTTCCTGTTCGCGCCCGATGCCTGGTGGGCGGTTGCCTGCCTGGCGCTGTGGCAGTTTCTGGCTGCCGTTCCCGCAGGACTGAGCGGCGCGGCGATGATGTCGATCACGCCGAACCAGATGCGGGCCAAAATCTCGTCATTCTACCTGTTCGTGAGCAACATCGTCGGGATCAGCCTGGGCGCGACTTCGGTGGGATTCCTGACGACTTATGTGTTCAAGGACGACCAGCTGCTGCCCTGGTCGCTGGCGGTGGTGAACTGCGGATTGCCGCCCGTGGTATGCGTATTGATGTATCTCGGCCTCAGGATGTACCGGAAGAGCCTGGCAGATACCGAGGCGGCGACGGCTGCATAA
- a CDS encoding cytochrome P450, producing MSQCPFSKPQDINFMDPVVQENWFEAYKVLHRDAPVYHMADLDMYIVTKYDDLDKVLKDPVGFPNDYSAEAQETLIQHPEAQALYHTEGWPRLMPLSTNLPEHRSFRALIDSYFTASAVRKREALVQARIDELVDDWIHKGEIEFIKEFAEPLPMAIIAEALGFPRVDLPRLKRWSAAWVKPWSRGLTLDEEKECVRTHIEFQHYIHETALEKRANPTDDVISHLATCDYDDPLTGETRKLTDAEVIGISDHLLTGGNETTTFALASGLWLLFRYPDIYAELKADRSKVRIFVEEALRIESPTQGLMRIAAEDTSLRGVEIPKGAVVHVRYGAGNRDPERYPDPDRPDLNRRASSAHLAFGIGEHICPGAALSRFEQNLAWNTLLDRLDNLRPVPDKDDYTHIPGFWLRALKQIHVRFDPAKA from the coding sequence ATGTCGCAATGCCCGTTCTCCAAACCCCAGGACATCAACTTCATGGATCCGGTCGTCCAGGAGAACTGGTTCGAGGCCTACAAGGTCCTGCACCGCGATGCGCCGGTCTACCATATGGCCGACCTGGACATGTACATCGTCACCAAATACGACGACCTCGACAAGGTGCTGAAGGACCCCGTCGGCTTTCCCAACGACTATTCCGCCGAGGCGCAGGAGACGCTGATCCAGCACCCCGAGGCGCAGGCGCTGTATCACACCGAAGGCTGGCCGCGCCTGATGCCGCTGTCGACCAACCTGCCCGAGCACCGCTCGTTCCGCGCCCTCATCGACAGCTACTTCACCGCCAGTGCCGTCCGCAAGCGCGAGGCGCTGGTGCAGGCTCGCATCGACGAACTGGTCGATGACTGGATCCACAAGGGCGAGATCGAATTCATCAAGGAGTTCGCCGAGCCGCTGCCCATGGCGATTATCGCTGAAGCGCTGGGCTTCCCGCGTGTCGACCTGCCGCGCCTCAAGCGCTGGTCCGCCGCCTGGGTGAAACCCTGGTCGCGCGGCCTGACCCTGGACGAGGAGAAGGAGTGCGTCCGCACCCATATCGAGTTCCAGCACTACATCCACGAAACCGCGCTGGAGAAGCGCGCCAACCCGACCGATGACGTCATCAGCCACCTCGCGACCTGCGACTATGACGATCCGCTCACCGGCGAGACGCGCAAGCTGACCGATGCCGAAGTGATCGGCATCAGTGATCACCTGCTCACCGGCGGCAACGAGACCACCACCTTCGCGCTGGCCAGCGGCCTGTGGCTGCTGTTCCGCTATCCGGACATCTATGCCGAACTCAAGGCCGACCGCTCGAAAGTGCGCATCTTCGTCGAGGAGGCGCTGCGCATCGAGTCACCAACCCAGGGCCTGATGCGGATCGCCGCCGAGGACACCAGTCTGCGCGGCGTCGAGATCCCCAAGGGCGCCGTGGTTCATGTTCGCTACGGCGCCGGCAACCGCGATCCAGAACGCTACCCGGATCCGGACCGGCCCGATCTGAACCGCCGCGCTTCGTCCGCCCACCTGGCTTTCGGCATTGGCGAGCATATCTGTCCCGGCGCGGCGCTCAGCCGCTTCGAGCAGAATCTGGCGTGGAACACCCTGCTCGACCGCCTCGACAATCTCCGCCCGGTTCCGGACAAGGACGATTACACGCACATCCCCGGCTTCTGGCTCCGCGCCCTGAAGCAGATACATGTGCGCTTCGATCCGGCGAAGGCGTAA
- a CDS encoding acyl-CoA dehydrogenase family protein: MKLDFSPEDEAFRQEVRDFIAANLPPALARREAMGFHNDRATVAAWQTALHRRGWTAPGWPVEFGGTGWSPVQRYIFERECGLANVPEICLIALSMVGPVLCRFGSPELRDRFLGPILSGEYWFCQGFSEPEAGSDLASLRTRAVRDGGDYVLNGHKIWTTDAHMADFMVCLARTDPEVKPQAGLSMIIVPMTAPGVTIRPIETLDGDHHVNEVFLDDVCVPVENLIGEPNSGWTQAKFLLEHERTHNAYAGMLCRYVGRIPALIEAERDNGLPQAQAMEFRRRHARLAIDVDALEWSVLRVLAGESSPALGAAASALAVRGARCLLRAADLEMAILGPQAAPAFRPEESAPLPAFAPPAAAGRTTQYLYWWAATIFGGSDEVQRTIIWNTLFR; the protein is encoded by the coding sequence ATGAAGCTGGACTTCTCGCCCGAAGACGAGGCCTTCCGGCAGGAGGTGCGCGATTTCATCGCCGCCAACCTGCCGCCCGCGCTGGCGCGGCGCGAGGCGATGGGTTTCCACAACGACCGGGCGACGGTGGCGGCATGGCAGACGGCGTTGCACCGGCGCGGCTGGACGGCGCCGGGCTGGCCGGTTGAGTTTGGCGGCACGGGCTGGTCGCCGGTGCAGCGCTACATCTTCGAGCGGGAGTGCGGGCTGGCCAATGTGCCGGAGATCTGCCTGATCGCGTTGTCCATGGTGGGGCCGGTACTGTGCCGGTTCGGTTCGCCGGAGCTGCGCGACAGGTTTCTCGGGCCGATCCTGAGCGGTGAATACTGGTTCTGCCAGGGCTTCTCGGAGCCGGAGGCCGGGTCCGACCTGGCAAGCCTGCGGACCCGCGCGGTGCGGGACGGCGGCGACTATGTCCTCAACGGCCACAAGATCTGGACCACCGACGCCCACATGGCGGATTTCATGGTGTGCCTGGCGCGCACCGATCCGGAGGTGAAGCCGCAGGCGGGACTGTCGATGATCATCGTGCCCATGACTGCGCCGGGCGTCACCATCCGGCCGATCGAGACCCTCGACGGCGACCATCACGTCAACGAGGTGTTTCTCGATGACGTATGCGTGCCAGTGGAAAACCTGATCGGCGAACCCAACAGCGGCTGGACCCAGGCGAAATTCCTGCTGGAGCACGAGCGCACGCACAATGCCTATGCGGGCATGCTGTGCCGCTATGTGGGGCGCATCCCGGCGCTGATCGAGGCCGAGCGTGACAATGGCTTGCCACAGGCGCAGGCGATGGAATTCCGCCGCCGGCATGCGCGGCTCGCCATCGACGTGGACGCGCTGGAATGGTCGGTGCTGCGGGTGCTGGCCGGCGAGTCCAGCCCGGCGCTGGGCGCTGCGGCGTCGGCGCTGGCGGTGCGGGGCGCTCGATGCCTGCTGCGCGCCGCCGACCTGGAAATGGCGATCCTGGGACCGCAGGCGGCGCCCGCCTTCCGTCCGGAGGAGTCCGCGCCGCTGCCTGCCTTCGCGCCGCCGGCCGCCGCGGGCCGCACCACGCAATATCTGTACTGGTGGGCGGCAACCATCTTCGGCGGGTCCGACGAGGTCCAACGCACCATCATCTGGAACACGTTGTTCCGTTGA